A stretch of DNA from Rhizoctonia solani chromosome 9, complete sequence:
ATCGATTCGAAACGCAACAACCATTTATCTGGTGGACTCGGGTCGTCCTTCACCTTTTGCCCTTGCTGCTCAGGAGGCCGGTAGCAATAGCACCATTGACGAACAACTTGTTTCGCTTCAAATGGCTTTTGTCAACCCCGAAACTGGGAAGATTGAACCCCATTGCGCAACATTCCAGGGAGGCTCCAATGGAGATCAGTCAGAACCAGCAACTCTTGCCGTTCAACCATGTATCACCGATGGTACGTCTCAAGAGCCTCATCCGAGCCAACTATGGGGCTTCAATCCCTCGAATGCGGTCGTCCGGCCCATGTGGAACGCTCAGAAGTCTGAAGGCGGCAAGTCGAAGCGCGCATACATTGTACAGTCTGCGGGTGGCCAAATGCGAGCGTTTCCGAGTCTGCTAACGATGGAATGGATAAGGTGGTATTAGTGTTCAAACCTTGGGAGGCCAATGGCACCAACTCTACTCAGCCCGGAGCGATGTATGATCCGAAGGAGGCTGGAAACTGGCAGTTCGATTTGGGGAATGCTACCGCGGGAGACTCGAGTCCGGCTGGTGCCAGTCCATGATCGAAGACTATGACGAAGGTGTACCAGTATTCATTGCGGGGAACGTCTAGATAATTTGACAGATACCGAACCCGGGGCCGTATCTACCAATAGATTCAAAATATTGTACGCATATAATTATGGAACTTGTATTTTAGCATTTTCAAACCGAATGACCCTTTAACCACTCAGCTTTGCAGTATGATGGAAATTGATGCCATTGGTACATGAAAGAATACAATTTACTACTGAGTCTGCGCACCATACCCACGAATCTTGTCCGCAAAAGACCATTCGGTTTCAGCCACAATGGATTCACTAATATTGACACCCTGTGACGTAACAGTAGCGATTTGGAACTAATAAAGTACTACCATTAAGTTTAAATTTGTTTAAATGCGGAATAGCAGGCCACACCTTGTTTAAGCTCCGTGCATCACGATAGAACAGCACCTTCATACATTCGACCAGCAGTGCtttgccttcttcttcagtcAAAGTAGTCTCACGTCCTTCAACTGCCTTGCGAAGTAGTGGAATGGCTATCATGGATCCATAACCCGTAGCAATCGTTGAAGCGGAATAAGTAGTTCCAAGAAGGTCAACATACCCCAAGAAGCTAAGCATAATATTAGGAGAGAGTTCAATTGAAATGAATGAATACTTACCTTTGGTCATCTTTGAAACCTCCTACAATCATCGAATTCCAAAGTGGGTTGATCTTCGAACGACGCGCGTACATCACCCGACTAAGGTATTCGTAGATCTCCTTCGGGCCGAGTTCATGGCCGTCCTCTTCGTTGCTCTCCT
This window harbors:
- a CDS encoding 20S proteasome subunit, translating into MDHFPTNWGRPRNDTVDPYGTYPLHARPQPKQAHLPRPIVTGTSVLGIRFKDGVMLAADNLASYGSLARFKDIRRLHPVGNYTVIGAGGDMSDFQYLQHLLDNLMIEESNEEDGHELGPKEIYEYLSRVMYARRSKINPLWNSMIVGGFKDDQSFLGYVDLLGTTYSASTIATGYGSMIAIPLLRKAVEGRETTLTEEEGKALLVECMKVLFYRDARSLNKFQIATVTSQGVNISESIVAETEWSFADKIRGG